The sequence AAGTGGAAATGTGTGATTCTCTGCCATTTAACGCATGGGAAGATGCGGACAAGCGATTTAAAGCGCCATATGCCGAATATCACGCAAAAAATGCTGACCCAACAGCTTAGAGAATTGGAGCAGGATGGCATCGTCAATCGGATCGTCTATAATCAGGTCCCTCCCAAAGTGGAATATGAGCTCAGCGAGTATGGTCAGAGCTTGGGATCCATATTGGATTCCCTCTGTGCATGGGGAGAAAAGCACATCATTAAAGAGTATGGTGATAAATCCAGCATGCTGGAGGATAA comes from Paenibacillus sp. 19GGS1-52 and encodes:
- a CDS encoding helix-turn-helix domain-containing protein; the encoded protein is MMAKKYNISVEATLEVIGGKWKCVILCHLTHGKMRTSDLKRHMPNITQKMLTQQLRELEQDGIVNRIVYNQVPPKVEYELSEYGQSLGSILDSLCAWGEKHIIKEYGDKSSMLEDNVLNNKKLEVEASSVE